A stretch of Propionispora hippei DSM 15287 DNA encodes these proteins:
- a CDS encoding PTS glucitol/sorbitol transporter subunit IIA produces the protein MSLVYQTRVTGIGELAAVFSGEKMIILFKDNAPEELADYCILHSGNTMYGSIQAGDWLRIGDKEFRITFVGDEVEQNLSNLGHITLRFDGQTDGLGGSVYLEDSELPQLQVGDCISVARK, from the coding sequence ATGTCACTCGTGTATCAGACTAGGGTTACGGGAATTGGCGAACTGGCGGCGGTTTTTTCCGGTGAAAAAATGATTATTCTGTTCAAGGATAATGCGCCGGAGGAATTGGCTGACTATTGCATCCTGCACAGCGGCAATACTATGTATGGATCAATTCAGGCCGGTGACTGGCTGCGGATTGGCGATAAGGAATTTCGCATTACGTTTGTCGGCGACGAAGTGGAGCAGAATCTTAGCAATTTGGGACATATTACGCTCCGGTTTGACGGACAGACGGACGGCCTGGGCGGCAGTGTGTATCTGGAAGACAGTGAACTGCCGCAGCTTCAGGTGGGAGATTGCATTTCCGTCGCAAGGAAATAA